In Humulus lupulus chromosome 7, drHumLupu1.1, whole genome shotgun sequence, the following are encoded in one genomic region:
- the LOC133792399 gene encoding glutathione S-transferase T3-like has protein sequence MDSQLHGVHSFTTLLQEGEESYNDYLPSLNDLESQYTPSNPEDGSSRTTKSRKGNFSTEEDNLLVLAWLNTSMDPINRVDQSKYSFWYRVHEYYEKNKKFISSERSSCSIRNRWSTIQLANKFCGALAQIERRSPSRANEQDKIEKAKEFYRSIHPTSFNFLHCWTILRHHPKWKESVDEGSSMKAKRRSIIRDGHAPEFIDEDTAAPSLDENLERPIGKKAAKKRKRQGDNSSNLTDLVIEMKGERINSNAEKGEIRKEYARIAKERLELDKQKEDNEIMRRELEIMRVDVSTLSPTQQEYFRTL, from the exons ATGGACTCACAACTCCATGGGGTTCATTCCTTCACTACACTGTTACAAGAGGGAGAAGAAAGCTACAATGACTATCTCCCATCTTTGAATGACTTAGAGTCACAATATACTCCATCCAATCCAGAAGATGGGAGTAGTAGAACAACTAAATCTAGAAAAGGAAATTTTAGCACAGAAGAGGACAACTTGCTAGTTTTAGCTTGGCTGAATACTAGTATGGACCCAATCAATAGGGTTGATCAATCAAAATATTCATTTTGGTATAGAGTTCATGAATATTAtgagaaaaacaaaaaatttatatcTTCTGAACGTAGTTCATGCTCTATTAGAAATAGATGGTCTACTATCCAACTTGCTAATAAGTTTTGTGGGGCCTTAGCTCAAATTGAAAGAAGGTCTCCAAGCAGGGCTAATGAGCAAGATAAG AttgagaaagccaaagagttctACCGAAGTATCCATCCCACTTCATTCAACTTTCTTCATTGTTGGACTATTCTGCGACACCATCCAAAATGGAAAGAATCTGTGGATGAGGGTAGCAGTATGAAAGCTAAAAGAAGATCAATAATTCGAGATGGTCATGCACCAGAGTTCATAGATGAAGATACTGCAGCACCATCTTTAGATGAGAATTTAGAGAGACCAATTGGAAAGAAGGCTGCAAAGAAGCGAAAGAGGCAAGGGGATAACTCTTCCAATCTTACTGATTTGGTGATTGAAATGAAAGGGGAGAGAATCAACTCTAATGCTGAGAAGGGAGAAATTAGGAAAGAGTATGCCCGCATTGCAAAAGAAAGgcttgaattggataaacagaaagaagataatgaaATCATGAGGAGGGAGTTAGAAATTATGAGAGTAGATGTATCAACTTTATCTCCAACGCAACAAGAGTATTTTCGTACCCTCTAA
- the LOC133792398 gene encoding uncharacterized protein LOC133792398, with translation MRILAYGVSGDFVDEYLRIAENTATECLKKFVKAIIGIFSHEYLRSLNENDIARLCAVGDSRGFPGMLKSIDCMHWKRKNCPSAWKEMYYDHIHEPTIILEVVASYDLSIWHAFFGLPGSHNDINVLEHSSVFRELAEGHAPKVNYSINGNDYSMGYYLADGIYPSWSTFVKTIHAPHGRKNKHFAATQESSRKDVE, from the coding sequence ATGAGAATATTAGCTTATGGAGTCTCTGGAGATTTTGTAGATGAATACTTGCGAATTGCAGAAAATACAGCAACCGAGTGTTTGAAAAAATTCGTTAAGGCTATCATTGGCATATTCTCCCATGAATACTTAAGATCCCTAAATGAGAACGATATAGCTAGATTATGCGCAGTTGGAGATAGTCGTGGGTTTCCTGGGATGTTAAAAAGTATTGATTGCATGCATTGGAAACGGAAAAATTGTCCAAGTGCTTGGAAAGAAATGTATTATGATCATATTCACGAGCCAACTATAATTTTAGAAGTTGTAGCGTCATATGACCTCTCGATATGGCATGCATTTTTTGGATTGCCAGGCTCCCATAATGATATTAATGTCCTAGAACACTCTTCTGTTTTTAGAGAGCTTGCTGAAGGACATGCTCCAAAGGTCAACTACTCAATAAATGGAAATGACTATTCGATGGGCTACTATCTTGCCGATGGTATATATCCTTCATGGTCAACGTTTGTCAAAACAATTCATGCTCCACATGGCCGTAAAAATAAACATTTTGCAGCAACTCAAGAATCATCAAGAAAAGATGTAGAATGA